The sequence below is a genomic window from Lolium perenne isolate Kyuss_39 chromosome 4, Kyuss_2.0, whole genome shotgun sequence.
ATCTTTGTTGTGTAGGTTTTTTCATGGGATCTTAGTAATAGCGAGACAATAAACAATGACAACTGGCATGGTGCAGATGATGAACCGGAGATTTTTCTCATGAGGGGGAAAATACTTGACTTCCATTGGAAAATTTCATTAAAACAAAATGTCTTTTGCATATGGATCACGATACAAAATATCCTATAAGGGACATAAGCTAAAAGTATTGAACTAAGTTACCTCCAATGTATTTTCCTTCCGAGCCCTTAGTCTTGTCCGGCTTTTAGCCAACTCCAGGATTTGGTGGTCAAACGACACCATCGTCTTGTTCGTGTACCTATGAACAGGGATTGCACATACAGCCCACCAGTGGTAAAAATCTTTTTTTTAAAGGACACCAGTGGTAAAATCTGAACTCGAATGCAGAAATAGTACTGTAAATTTCATAGAAAAATAACATTAGGATAGATCTCACAGAAATTTTCTTCACCACAATCAAAGAGGATTCCTCTTTCCGTAAGATTTAATTAGACATGTCATCCCAAACATATAGATTTTTTTCTACAATTTTTTCTATCGTAtgaatcaaaaaaaaaatccctCGGTAGGTATAGTGAGCTGACTGCATTCTCTTATTTGAATGAAAATGGAGCCACACAAAATGCTTGTCGCTCTTTAACGGGTTATCTCCACTTTGTGGTTCACGGGCTTGCTTGCCCATAGACTGTACTTACCCTGTAGGCAGGTTTTGGAATTTGGATCCTGCAGTTCAGACCCGCAACCGACCACTTTTCTGTTTAATTTTTCCTCCTGTCAAATCTGCGCGCCAACGCACGTAAACTCCCTCCGGCCACCTCCCACACCAAGTTGCCCATGACGTTGGCCAAGACAAAACAGACAACCTACATAAGTCCACACCCGCCACAGTACCCATCGTTTGATCACTGCAAAGTCAGCAAACCCTTCCCCGTCCTCTGTGCACCTCCATCCATCTCTCCAACCGATGGCGGCGGCGAAGCTTGCCGTGGCACCGAGCTCGCCTACGAAGCGCCTCCGCGCCTGCATGCCGCCTGTGGCAGCGACCTCCACCACGCATGTCACACTGCGCCTTAGCAGCAACCTTCAGCACAAGCCTGCAGCGACGACGGTGGCCGTACCCACTGCCGCGTTAGCGCCCGTAGACGGCCGCTCCGACGCCCACGCGGCGGCGTGCTCGTGGCAGGAGGTGCACGGCGCCGATGACTGGCgagggctggtggagccgctccacCCGCTGCTCCGCGCCGAGCTCGTCCGGTACGGGGAGCTCGTCGCCGCCTGCTACCGCGCGTTCGATCTCGACCCGACGTCGAAGCGGTACCTCAACTGCAAGCACGGCAAGAAGCAGATCCTGCGCGCCGTCGGCATGGCCGATGCCGGGTACGAGGTCACAAGGTACATCTACGCGGCCCCGGACGTGACCCTGCCAATGGGGATCTCCCGCCCCTGCAGCAAGAGCCGGTGGATCGGCTACGTGGCCGTCGCGTCGGACGAAGAGGCCAGACGGCTTGGCCGGCGCGACATCCTCGTCTCCTTTCGCGGCACCGTGACATGCTCGGAATGGCTAGCTAATTTCATGAGCACTCTCGCTCCGGCGCGGTTTGACCCGGCCGATCCACGCCCCAACGTGAGGGTCGAGTCAGGGTTCCTCTCCCTCTACACCTCCGACAACGAGGCCGGGAAATTCACCACGGGAAGCTGCCGCAACCAGCTCCTCTCCGAGATATCACGCCTCATCGCCGAGCACAAGCACGAAGACATCAGCATAACCCTCGCCGGCCACAGCATGGGGAGCTCCCTCGCGCTCCTACTCGGCTACGACCTCGCCGAGCTCGGCATGAATCGTGGCGTCCACGGAGGTGCAATAATCCCCATCACCGTCTTCTCCTTCGGCGGCCCGCGCGTGGGCAACCTTGAGTTCAAGCGCCGGTGCGACGAGCTCGGCGTCAAGGTGCTACGGGTGGCGAACGCGAACGACCCGGTGACCAAGATGCCCGGTATCCTCTTCAACGAGGCTGCTAGGGTTCTGGGAGGACGATACGAGATGCCATGGAGCAAGGCCTGCTACGCGCACGTCGGCGTCGAGGTCGCCCTCGACTTCTTCAAGGCTGGCGACGTAGCTTGCGTACACGATCTGGAGGTATATATCAACCAGCTCCTAAATTTCCCCAAGGACGCCGTCGCCACTGCTTCCCCGGCGAAAAGGGGAGAAGATGAGATAATGAGTGGTATGCTTCAATCTGTGTTTGAGTCGTGGAGATGGAAAATTGCAGTGATTCGTACCGGCGAGTGGCTGCGCACGCTGGGAATTTGATGCGTCGACGCTCTCAATGCTTTGATTTGATGGACACAACTGCAGAGCTTCCCATAATGTTCATACTTCATAGTGAACCACGCGCAGCTTCAGTTCGCGCATATGCAAATCGTGAATGGGGACTAGGAGATCCTCCAGGTTGGATGTACACTCTTACCTGTAAATAAACTTAAATCGACGGTAAATATACATTTATATATGCACGGTTACACCTTTATATGCTACATGTGATGACGGGAAAGGTaatttgcagtggatcatcatgaTAGTCAATTTCTTACAGCTATAGCATAGTTGGAACATGAACACATGTCAGACTCTTCTTTCTTGTTAGAGATCTAGTGCTTGTTAAGACCAAAACAAAATTTGAAGTCATAACATACTGGTTTTCGAATTTTATGCCTCCGTATGTCTGTGGTATGACCGTATGAGGTTGAACCATCTGTAAGAAAAACTATCAAAGACATTATGTGAAACAAGTTCTTTCTCGAAACATGCCTAGAAGTCTATGATTACATTGTTGACTTTCATACCAACCAGTTCAACTTCATACTTCCTCCATACCATCAGGTCATGTATATCTTCGTTATGCAGAGAGTTTGGGTGTAAACTCTTTGCGGTTGTATCATCTTGATGCGACTTTGAAAACTCTCTTTGTATAAAAAGGAGTGAGTTATACGCTATCTTTCGACCAGTATATGCGATTACGCGGATTTTATTCAGCGTCGCTAGGTAATGATTGATACCCGGTTATTATTCTTTGAGATGGGTGGCCGTGCCAGTTtgttcaaaaataaaataataatttGAATTGCTAAATTATGTTTCACATCTTTTGTTGATACTTGGTTTGTGAGTGTATCCAAGATAGCGGAGTAAAGTAATCTATACCTTACTTGGTTCCTACCTAGCTCCATCAAGTTCATCATTAGAAATTGCAAGTTTCCTGTAATCCTCTCTGTATAATCCCCATATGGTTCAATCCAGTGGAGGTATAAGAGGGCTTGGATTTGGGCATTGAGTAAATTTGAGTCCCTCGTAGCATCTGGTGATCTGATCTTAGGAGCACTGGCCGCCATGGCCCAAACGAAAGTAAAAAGACCTCTAGCTCATAGTTCGATTGGACATGTAGGTTATATTCGTACTGGTTTCTCATGTGGAACCATAGAAGGAATTCAATCACTACTAATTGGTATATTTATACATCTCCATGACCAAATAATTACATACTCGAACGGTTACGCTTGTGAGATTGTAGAGTATCCATGATTTTATACATCGACATTTAAGACCTCATGGCTTTCAGTAAGTTCATCGGCAGGCAATGCCCCATATTTTCTTTGGATTTTTTTATTCCGTGTTGCTTAAACTTGCATCTGATGAGCTCAAATATTGTAACCATACACAACATATACATAGTACGTTGCCAAACGTTGAGGGGATGCACGCCACACCTATATATATATTATCTTCGAATCACAACTTCAGATTAAATGTATTAACTAATTTGTATTATAAATTAATTATCTTTACACGAAAATATCTTGGCTCGTATTTTTTGTTCTTGTAGTCTACAACAACATGCAGGAAAAAAATTGTGTGGCCCATACATTCATTTCATTGGAAACAGGAGTTTGGTACAATCCTCCTAAGACGCGAAGTACAtgagggggaggggggggggggtcaggAACGTCCCAGGTCTGTGGCAGGACGGCACCCAGGCCTAGTTTCTGATACGGGCAACCAAGGTGGTGGTCGATGGTTCAGCATTCTCGAAGGCCATGAATGTCTTGCGGGGTTTTTTTACATAATTTTCCCACATCATTCTCAAGAGTCAAGAGATGGTCCCAAGTTCAAGGACTAAGGACCTTCATGGCCTTCCGTAGCCGAGAAAACTAGTCTTGCGGGCTTTTTACACAATTTTCCATTGTAGTTATATGTACAAGATATTAACTAGTCCAATATGCGGAGAAAACTAGTTTTGCAATTGTTCACCAGGAAGACAATGGAATCTATCAACCACGTAGATGTTGCAGGTGCAATTAGGACTAGGCTGTTCGCGAGGAGAGTTCTATCCAATATGGCTGTGTCAGAAGAGCCGTTTGGGAAAGGTACCCACATCCCAAACACTTCAACAGTTTGAGAAGAAGGGCTTATCCAAGTGATCAAGAAACAGTTTGGCTCAATTCTTCTCTTAGACCCTTTGCGAAGACAAGTTATGCACTAGCAAACCTAGCCAAATCTAGCCGTTGTCGAAAGACACCCTCTCACACACATATTTCTGCAGCAGTGATGAACTCTTGTTTAAGCCCTGAACACGAGTGATTCGTGAACCAGAAGTTTTCAATGCATCCTTAGATGCGTCGAATTGCCTCAACGGGCACCTTTATCTGAACTTTGACAGCACCTCTGTTAGACACTGGAGCCATCCACGGGCGTTAAGGTAATTGATATATAGGAGTATCTAGGTGAAAGTTAAATAAAATGAGCAAATTTAATCGTGAAAAGTACACCATCTTATGTATTGACAATATTTCATATTGCCCTCCTTTACCTTGTTTCTTCAGATTGGGACAGTACTGCACCTTTTGGATGCTTGCACTTTCTGGCCATCAAACAAAGATCGCACCAAACAAAACCTCTCCCGCCAAATGCCTTGAACCGACCGAAAACATTGTGGGGCCAACATGTCTCCTCCTGCTGATGCATGGCCCTGTCGTGGCCTTACACAACCAATTCTTTTCTGCCACAAAATTGTACAAACTATTTCCTCAGGCGTAGAGTTGAGTAGAATTCAATTGGTAGGGTGTTGGTGTTCACATTAGATGTACTATATATTATGAACCACTTAGAACACAGATTGAGATGTTTGAGCTATACCCATGTCTACAACAATTGGATTTATTCATCAGGGTATTCTCTTCTCAATCTGACAGGTACTTTCAGTTTGAATAGTATGTTTCGTCTCACAGAAGTGGTGTGACCTACCTTTCTTCTACTCGTTTATTATCAGTCCCACCCCATGTCAGCACATGCATGTCACATTTGCAGGCAGTGGAAGTTAAGCCTCTAGTGTCAAAACGCAAGCACTTAAATATACTTACTATCTCATATATAGTTGTTATGAAATCAAGCAAAATGACAAAACTCTAGGGGCACCGGCCTTCGTGTTAGGATCTAGAAAATTGTTTAAGGCCGGTTTTCGTGACCTCAGCTGCATGGACTGTTCCGTAGTCGCCAACAACCCTATCATCTTGTAGGGTCTATTTATAATCGATGGCATGTTATTGGCTGCTGGTGGGGCACTTTGATGTCAACTGTTAAGACTTGTCTGGTCAACATGTAAACCACAACGTGAAAAGCACAGGGGAGAAGAACAAAGTACAAATAGATTCAACAGCTCCTATTCCGATTTTAGTAAgatccaaactttcagaacgaacaGAAAACATTATGGGACTATCATGTAGGATAAGACATGTGCATGCATACGTGAAAATTCCAGGCCACGAATATGGTTATGTATAGGACACACCTGACACATACCTTATCCTGAACCATCTCCCTTTTTTTATTTTGCAAACTACTTACCATAAGCATAAGGTACACGTGATACAACCCTATAACATGTCCCATGTGTGTTTTATAGAATAATATTTCTGACGATCCAAGTGATGTAGTTGTAGCAGTCTGGATATCCAGTTATCATTGGAATTTGATATAACAGATCAGCATTCAAATAAGCAGTACTTGTTAGATGCCTGGAGACATTATTTGTCCAGCTCCACAGCTGCTGATATCGTTGCCAATAGATATTACAGAAAGATACCACCCTGACGAGTCAAAAACATCACAGATGGTTATCTGTAACCGTAGCGAACTGATGGGTGTAGATGTGTTACATCCCAGAGGGGTTTGACCAATCTGAACTGCTAAGTAATGGCTGTTGGTTGCATATATTGGATAGTACTTATAAGACCAGGTAGATATTTAGTGTTTACTATACTAGCGGGGTGACCCCCCGCAGTCGCCTAAAAATTTACGCGATATGTCATCATATAGGATTTAACTCTGCCTATGTCTTTTAGGAATAACCGGTGCCAAACATGGGTAAAGGAGGAGGGTTGTAATGGGCTTGGCGAGCCAACTTGAAAAACCAGTCTTTCTTATGGATATGAAACCAATATAAATTTGTTGGGGCATAACTCTCTTAGTGACGCAC
It includes:
- the LOC127348626 gene encoding phospholipase A1 EG1, chloroplastic/mitochondrial-like, with translation MAAAKLAVAPSSPTKRLRACMPPVAATSTTHVTLRLSSNLQHKPAATTVAVPTAALAPVDGRSDAHAAACSWQEVHGADDWRGLVEPLHPLLRAELVRYGELVAACYRAFDLDPTSKRYLNCKHGKKQILRAVGMADAGYEVTRYIYAAPDVTLPMGISRPCSKSRWIGYVAVASDEEARRLGRRDILVSFRGTVTCSEWLANFMSTLAPARFDPADPRPNVRVESGFLSLYTSDNEAGKFTTGSCRNQLLSEISRLIAEHKHEDISITLAGHSMGSSLALLLGYDLAELGMNRGVHGGAIIPITVFSFGGPRVGNLEFKRRCDELGVKVLRVANANDPVTKMPGILFNEAARVLGGRYEMPWSKACYAHVGVEVALDFFKAGDVACVHDLEVYINQLLNFPKDAVATASPAKRGEDEIMSGMLQSVFESWRWKIAVIRTGEWLRTLGI